The proteins below come from a single Dehalococcoidia bacterium genomic window:
- a CDS encoding glycosyltransferase 87 family protein — protein sequence MNRLWLICVFGLIHAFVFMVLYEGAFPGHAEPDSSPLYLFYASNVFDGQLPYRDFSIEYAPLSLPLFLLPRLVADTPSEYHVAFAAEMLLFDLIGLVLISLLARRLGAAPWKALLAYTMFLLAIGSIIAYQFDLVAAVMVLFSLYAFSRGWNTAGWIGLGLGTMTKIYPIVVVPVLLLYLLSQRDFRRLVQGGLTFAGTIVLISIPCLILSPSGFYDSFSYHAERGIQIESTYSSVFLLGDIWGLDSPVRLFDYGAWEIRNSVTDALVNLTPGIMLLAMASVYLLYVRELRSARRTHDPNTQVVLYATLAIVAFMLANKVFSPQYIIWLYPLIPVIVLRSRFLLWAAFISIGVLTQYIYPDHYLDLIAIKTEPVYVLALRNALLVGFAVILWRGSTKQLDMPSGESRS from the coding sequence ATGAATCGACTTTGGTTGATCTGCGTTTTCGGCTTGATTCATGCCTTTGTTTTCATGGTGCTGTACGAGGGGGCTTTCCCCGGGCATGCCGAGCCTGATAGCAGCCCCCTTTATCTGTTCTATGCCTCAAACGTTTTCGACGGCCAACTTCCGTACCGCGATTTTAGTATCGAATACGCTCCCTTATCGCTGCCTCTTTTCCTGCTGCCGAGGCTGGTTGCAGATACCCCCTCTGAATATCACGTGGCGTTTGCAGCAGAGATGCTTCTGTTTGATCTGATCGGCCTTGTGCTGATCTCATTGCTGGCGCGACGCTTGGGCGCTGCTCCCTGGAAAGCGTTGTTGGCCTACACGATGTTTCTGCTGGCAATCGGCTCAATCATTGCCTATCAGTTTGATCTTGTGGCGGCGGTGATGGTGCTCTTCAGCCTGTATGCTTTCTCGCGCGGGTGGAACACAGCAGGCTGGATTGGTCTGGGACTGGGCACGATGACCAAGATTTACCCCATCGTCGTTGTGCCCGTTCTTCTTCTCTATCTACTCAGCCAGAGGGATTTCCGGCGTCTGGTTCAAGGCGGTCTTACTTTCGCAGGAACGATCGTCTTGATCTCAATACCGTGCCTGATTCTCAGTCCATCGGGATTCTACGATTCGTTTTCCTATCACGCAGAAAGGGGAATTCAGATTGAGAGCACCTATTCCTCGGTGTTTCTCCTGGGAGATATTTGGGGTCTGGATTCGCCGGTACGGCTGTTTGACTACGGCGCCTGGGAGATCCGTAATTCGGTTACCGATGCGCTAGTGAATCTGACTCCGGGGATCATGCTTCTGGCCATGGCGTCGGTATACCTCCTTTATGTCAGGGAACTTCGTTCAGCACGCCGCACGCACGACCCAAATACCCAAGTGGTTCTCTATGCTACTCTGGCTATCGTGGCTTTCATGCTGGCCAACAAAGTGTTTTCACCTCAATATATCATCTGGCTTTATCCTCTGATTCCGGTGATTGTTCTGAGAAGCCGGTTTCTTCTCTGGGCTGCCTTCATTAGTATCGGCGTGCTGACTCAGTATATCTATCCTGATCACTACCTGGACTTGATTGCCATCAAGACTGAGCCCGTCTATGTGCTGGCACTGCGTAATGCCCTGTTGGTAGGGTTTGCCGTTATTCTCTGGCGAGGGAGTACGAAACAGCTCGATATGCCGTCTGGTGAATCACGATCATAA